The following proteins are encoded in a genomic region of Cystobacter fuscus DSM 2262:
- a CDS encoding amino acid adenylation domain-containing protein — protein MTLDQIVSRTAARTPEAIAVKGPDETFTYGQLDALANRIARALQGMGVKKGDRVGLWTEKSARAVAAMQGIARLGAAYVPLDPLNPAARTRLILDDCRIDVLVTNATHAAGLRGGGMDRLRVLLVDDEGPELSWARLSGFSSEPLPWHGSGDHDLAFILYTSGSTGTPKGVCISQQNALAFIQWCHELLGTTPADRFSNHAPFFFDLSVLDLYAAFLGGASVTLIPETLAFAPEKLVELVLRERFTIWYSVPSALILMMQDGGLLRHPELPFRAMLFAGEPFPIKHLRPLREHLRGARFFNLYGPTETNVCTFHEVTDIAPERTEPVPIGRASCGNRVWLARPPADSEEARQGGDAEVGELMVEGPTVMLGYWGQPPQEDRPYATGDLCRQLPDGSFEYLGRRDNMLKVRGRRIEPGDIEAALLTHPDIREVGVVAAGSGIEARLVAFLVSASETAPSLIKVKRHCADRLPRYMIIDELRVLPELPRTQNGKLDRRALRELAQRRPSGE, from the coding sequence ATGACACTCGATCAGATCGTGAGCCGCACCGCGGCGCGGACCCCCGAGGCCATCGCCGTCAAGGGCCCGGATGAGACGTTCACCTACGGCCAACTGGACGCGCTCGCCAACCGGATCGCCCGCGCCCTGCAGGGGATGGGGGTGAAGAAGGGGGACCGGGTGGGGCTGTGGACGGAGAAGTCCGCGCGCGCGGTGGCCGCGATGCAGGGCATCGCCCGGCTCGGTGCCGCCTACGTGCCGCTGGATCCGCTGAACCCGGCGGCGCGGACGCGGCTCATCCTCGATGACTGCCGGATTGACGTGCTCGTGACCAACGCCACACACGCAGCCGGGCTGCGCGGCGGCGGCATGGACCGGCTCCGCGTCCTGCTGGTGGACGACGAGGGCCCGGAGCTGTCATGGGCCCGGCTGTCCGGCTTCTCCTCGGAGCCGCTGCCCTGGCACGGTTCGGGCGACCACGATCTGGCCTTCATCCTCTATACGTCCGGCTCCACGGGAACGCCCAAGGGCGTGTGCATCAGCCAGCAAAACGCGCTGGCCTTCATCCAGTGGTGTCACGAGTTGCTGGGCACCACCCCGGCCGATCGCTTCAGCAACCACGCCCCGTTCTTCTTCGATCTCTCGGTCCTGGATCTCTATGCGGCATTCCTCGGGGGCGCCTCCGTCACCCTGATCCCCGAAACGCTGGCCTTCGCGCCCGAGAAGCTGGTGGAGCTGGTGCTGCGAGAGCGGTTCACCATCTGGTACTCGGTGCCCTCGGCGCTCATCCTGATGATGCAGGACGGTGGGCTGTTGAGGCACCCGGAGCTGCCCTTCCGAGCCATGCTGTTCGCGGGAGAGCCCTTCCCCATCAAGCACCTGAGACCCCTGCGGGAGCACCTGCGAGGCGCACGGTTCTTCAACCTCTACGGCCCCACCGAGACGAACGTCTGCACCTTCCACGAGGTGACGGACATTGCCCCCGAGCGCACCGAGCCGGTTCCGATCGGCCGTGCGAGCTGCGGAAATCGGGTCTGGCTGGCCCGGCCGCCAGCGGATTCCGAGGAAGCACGGCAGGGGGGCGACGCCGAGGTGGGTGAGTTGATGGTGGAGGGGCCCACGGTGATGCTGGGCTACTGGGGCCAGCCGCCCCAAGAGGACCGGCCGTATGCGACCGGAGACCTCTGCCGCCAGCTCCCGGACGGCAGCTTCGAGTACCTCGGGCGCCGCGACAACATGCTGAAGGTGCGGGGACGGAGGATCGAGCCCGGAGATATCGAGGCGGCGCTGCTCACCCACCCGGACATCCGCGAAGTGGGCGTGGTCGCCGCGGGCTCCGGCATCGAGGCGAGGCTGGTGGCCTTCCTGGTGAGCGCCTCCGAGACAGCGCCCTCGCTGATCAAGGTGAAGCGGCACTGCGCCGATCGGCTACCGAGGTACATGATCATCGACGAGCTCCGCGTGCTGCCGGAGCTGCCGCGGACGCAGAACGGCAAGCTCGATCGGCGAGCGCTGCGTGAACTGGCGCAGCGGCGCCCGTCGGGCGAATGA